The segment TGTTCTCATTGACGGTGAACGAAGACTGGCTCTCGCAACGGCACGCGGATGGATTGACGACCCCTTTGTAATAAGGTTGAAAACCTCCCACCATTTGACCGGCCGGCGTAATAGAATAACTCTCTCCTGAAGGGGATATGAGGGATAGATAAACATCCACCCTTTTTTCCCCAAGGGGAGGGATACAACCGTAGCAATCTAACTGATCCCCTGGAGATACGACATTTTCTTCAAGAAAAAGGAGCGCATTATTGCATGCGACGGGTGTGGGGGTGGGGAGGATATAGGGGTCCAGAATTGCATCCCGCCTGCTATGGAATGGTGTACGCCGTGAGTGTTCGGCCGGCTGAGCATGACATACACTGATGTGGTTAGACGCAATATATAACAGAACAAACACGATAAACGGATGAACAAATTGTTTCATATACTCCTGCACTGTTTATAACAAATTGTCTGTAATAGACAACAGAAAATTGGTAATGGGTCACTTATGGGGGGCGCTAATTCACTCTACTCAGTGTTTTCATCCACGGATTGACACGCCTGCGTGCCACAACGCACTCCGGTGTGCAGGCACGGATTTACACTGATAACCCGTTTATTACTGAGAGCAGGAAATGTTTGACACGTCATTGCGAGAACACCGAGTCCCGCTAAGCGGGACGAGGCGGACGTGGCAATCTCAACTCTATGGGTTTTCGATTCCCATTTGTGCGGTTCATCTCTTCTGGAATGTTAGATCTCGCCCAGCGTATCAGATGAAGTGATCTTCTCCTATCTCTGGCATTTTAAAGCTTTGTACGTCTCCTTCCTCTTTTCTCTATCGCGGAAAGCTCTGGAGTGGATACTCTTTTTCGTGCCGGTTTCCTGTCTTTTGTGTCGCCCTTTGGCATAACTAGTCATTTTCTAATTTGCATTTCATCTTTATCCTCCTGATTACTCATGGTAAGATTTGTTTTATAATCTCGCTGAATCATTTTGAAAAAGCGATGGGAAAAAGTGCCAAGAACAAAGATGTTGCCTTACCTTCTCGTTAAGATTTGAGGTTTAAGTCTGATTACTTTCAAGGCCTTGAAACTTATCATTTGTCCGAAATGAGCAAGAAGATGTTAACCCGCAGAGAATTTCTAAAACTCTGTGCCAACTCCGCAGCCGGTTTAGGGTTATCCCGCATTTATGTACCCGCGATTGTGGAAGCCCTGGGGAATGCTGCGAGGGGCAACCCGCCGGTTATCTGGCTTCAGGGCGCCGGTGAGAACGGATGCTCGGTATCTTTGCTGAACACTACTTACCCCAAGCTTGCCGATGTTCTTCTTAAGTTGCGGTATCACCCGACAATTATGGCCGGAGAAGGAGAACTTACTCAACGCGTCGTAGTAGAGCTGAAAGAAGAATATGCGGGAAAGTTTATCTTAGTTGTGGAGGGCGCAGTCCAACCGGGAGAGGATGGGTTTTACTGTATCATCGGAGAGAAGGATACAAAGCTGTTTACACTCCCCGACGTTCTCCAGCGCCTGGCTCCCGCGGCGAGAGCGATAATCGCTGTTGGCTCGTGTGCTTCTTTTGGAGGTGTCGTCAAAGGCAAACCCAACCCTACAGGGGCTATGGGCGTAAGAGAATTCTTAGGGAGGACTGTGGTAAATATCCCTGGCTGTCCCGCTCATCCAGATTGGATCATAGGGACCCTTGTTCATATGCTTCTCTATGGGCCGCTGCAGCTGGATTCTCAAGGTAGGCCTATTTTATTTTATAGCACCCTTGTACATGGAGAGAACTGCCCTAATTACCCCTACTACCTGAGGGGAGAATACGCCAATTCTTTTAGCGAAGGTGGGTGCTTATACCAGCTCGGGTGCAAGG is part of the Candidatus Auribacterota bacterium genome and harbors:
- a CDS encoding hydrogenase small subunit; translated protein: MSKKMLTRREFLKLCANSAAGLGLSRIYVPAIVEALGNAARGNPPVIWLQGAGENGCSVSLLNTTYPKLADVLLKLRYHPTIMAGEGELTQRVVVELKEEYAGKFILVVEGAVQPGEDGFYCIIGEKDTKLFTLPDVLQRLAPAARAIIAVGSCASFGGVVKGKPNPTGAMGVREFLGRTVVNIPGCPAHPDWIIGTLVHMLLYGPLQLDSQGRPILFYSTLVHGENCPNYPYYLRGEYANSFSEGGCLYQLGCKGPIAEADCPITKWNSKTNWCNECRGPCIGCCSPEFPDGRTSPIYTPIHWDAAQFRDIITKEPAREE